One window of the Nothobranchius furzeri strain GRZ-AD chromosome 3, NfurGRZ-RIMD1, whole genome shotgun sequence genome contains the following:
- the LOC107384586 gene encoding mid1-interacting protein 1-B, whose translation MMQISDSYNQKNSLINAMNRFIGAVNNMDQTVMVPSLLRDVPLDDGEDPKAPETDTSRTFFPQDGDMYSSYVLLKSIRNDIEWGVLQGEERPKEVVPEVPEVPEVLRAAVEEDDLEKQFHFHLTGLHTILSKLTLKANTLTNRYKEEIGCRN comes from the coding sequence ATGATGCAGATCTCTGATTCCTACAACCAGAAGAACTCGCTCATCAATGCCATGAACCGTTTCATCGGTGCGGTCAACAACATGGACCAGACGGTGATGGTACCGAGCCTGCTGCGGGATGTCCCGCTGGATGACGGCGAAGACCCAAAGGCTCCAGAGACAGACACCAGCAGAACCTTCTTCCCCCAGGATGGGGACATGTACAGCTCATACGTTCTACTCAAGTCGATCCGGAATGACATAGAGTGGGGCGTCTTGCAGGGTGAAGAGCGACCCAAAGAGGTGGTACCAGAGGTACCAGAAGTACCAGAGGTACTGAGAGCGGCAGTGGAGGAGGACGACCTGGAAAAACAATTCCACTTCCACCTGACCGGACTCCACACTATTCTGTCTAAACTGACTCTCAAAGCCAACACGCTGACCAACCGCTATAAAGAGGAGATCGGCTGCAGGAACTGA